In the Clostridium cellulovorans 743B genome, CCATAGGGTACTCATATATACTGTTTTGACATTATCTAAATATAGAACCACACTTTCTCCTATTTTTTCACCCTTGTAAATAAAATCAATAACTTCTTTATTGTATTCATTTATTCCATTTTTAATAACTTTAATATCTTCATCTATTTCTACCTGTTGTTTAGTCGTTAAGTCTATAGTATAGTACACATTTTCATGCTCAATCTCGTATCCATATTCTCCTAGCAACTTAGCAATATATATCTTACTTTCATGAAGCTTTCCATGGTATGCAGTACAACTTAAACCTAATACATGATTAAAAGCAAAACAATTATCGAAACTACTATTTTTGAAAAAATCTTCTGCTTTATTAACCAACATCTTTCCAGCTTCATGTCTATCTTCATTGAAATATATATGTCTTATTACTCCAATATTAGGATCATAAACTTTCTTTCCGTTAGTATCCCAATAAATATGGGGTTCTCCAAATTGAATAAATCCCAATATTTCATTATCTTCTTCTATTAAATAGGTTTCTAAGTAATTAAAAATTATTTCTCCATATCTTCTATCCTCTAATAAAGAATATATTAATTCATCAGTAGTTACTGGATAGAAATATGGTATATTTTTTGAAAGTTCATCCCAATAACCTTTTAACTTGCTACAATTTTCTTTATTAACCCTTACTATTTCCATTTTATGTACTCCTCACCTATAGCATATATAACCTTATTTGTGTTTAAATCTTCAATAATAACATTTTATTTCGATTACTTAAGTACATAAACCTAATTTATTTTTGATAAATAAAAATGAGCCAAAACTTAATAGTCTTAGCTCATAAATCTACCTAGGTTTTTCTTTTAAATTTATTCTTCATTACTGTACCTAAAAGTTTTCCTTATTATATTCTGTTGCTGTTTTAAAATCTCAGGAATTTTGTATTTATCAATTTATCTCTTCCAATATGATAAATGTCCAAACTCTTTCCTATTTAGTCTTTGTTATAAGTCCTTTTAAAGGGTACCATTACTTATTATTTTCTTGTTTACCTAGAGTAACGTTATTAGTTCATCAATACGCTTAAAAACCCATCTAAATTAAATACCTCGTTAGTTTCAAATATCTCTGCTAACTTTTCTATATTTTCCTCTAAATGCTCAACGTCTTTAGAATACATGTGCATTATGTCTACTGCATCCTCATCAGTAAACTTTCCACTTTCTATCCATCTAAACAAAAATAATTCCTTAATTATTAAATAACTAACCACTGCTGTTTTCACTTTCGCAAATGCATCATAATCAAAAACAGATTTCATAAAATATCTAAATACAAAGTAAAC is a window encoding:
- a CDS encoding GNAT family N-acetyltransferase translates to MEIVRVNKENCSKLKGYWDELSKNIPYFYPVTTDELIYSLLEDRRYGEIIFNYLETYLIEEDNEILGFIQFGEPHIYWDTNGKKVYDPNIGVIRHIYFNEDRHEAGKMLVNKAEDFFKNSSFDNCFAFNHVLGLSCTAYHGKLHESKIYIAKLLGEYGYEIEHENVYYTIDLTTKQQVEIDEDIKVIKNGINEYNKEVIDFIYKGEKIGESVVLYLDNVKTVYMSTLWIDNKYSNNGFGSKFIKMICNDLRTKGYEKLDLDTAKNNLGGQRFYERNTFVSKGITRSYFK